A DNA window from Choloepus didactylus isolate mChoDid1 chromosome 9, mChoDid1.pri, whole genome shotgun sequence contains the following coding sequences:
- the RALB gene encoding ras-related protein Ral-B, translated as MAANKNKSQSSLALHKVIMVGSGGVGKSALTLQFMYDEFVEDYEPTKADSYRKKVVLDGEEVQIDILDTAGQEDYAAIRDNYFRSGEGFLLVFSITEHESFTATAEFREQILRVKAEEDKIPLLVVGNKSDLEERRQVPIEEARSKAEEWGVQYVETSAKTRANVDKVFFDLMREIRAKKMSENKDKNGKKSSKNKKSFKERCCLL; from the exons ATGGCTGCAAACAAGAACAAGAGCCAGAGCTCGCTGGCCCTGCACAAGGTGATCATGGTCGGCAGTGGAGGGGTCGGCAAATCCGCCCTGACGCTTCAGTTCATGTACGACGAG TTTGTAGAAGACTATGAACCTACCAAGGCTGACAGCTATAGAAAGAAGGTGGTGCTCGATGGGGAAGAAGTGCAGATAGACATCCTGGACACCGCGGGACAGGAGGACTATGCAGCCATTCGCGACAACTACTTCCGGAGCGGGGAAGGTTTCCTCTTGGTGTTCTCAATCACAGAGCACGAGTCCTTTACCGCAACTGCTGAGTTCAG GGAACAGATTCTCCGCGTCAAGGCTGAAGAAGATAAAATACCATTGCTCGTGGTGGGAAACAAGTCAGACTTAGAGGAGCGGAGGCAGGTGCCCATCGAGGAGGCCAGGAGTAAAGCCGAGGAGTGGGGCGTGCAGTACGTGGAGACGTCGGCCAAGACGCGTGCCAATGTGGACAAG GTGTTTTTTGACCTAATGAGAGAGATCAGAGCCAAGAAGATGTcagaaaacaaagacaagaatGGCAAGAAAAGCAGCAAGAACAAGAAAAGTTTTAAAGAGAGATGCTGCTTGCTGTGA